One genomic window of Notamacropus eugenii isolate mMacEug1 chromosome 6, mMacEug1.pri_v2, whole genome shotgun sequence includes the following:
- the NKX3-2 gene encoding homeobox protein Nkx-3.2 produces the protein MAVRSGNTLTPFSIQAILNKKEERAGHPCPARGAAAPAGSAPAAPACCWRLFGEMDSGTVGGAGETLLPSPAGPRSVAAAAAAAAAAAVAVGRTAGSPRDWDSDSALSEENEGERRCPVETVGLPAMSSGAGRAPETPCRGQPGPEAQAKDLEEEPPGLSDSEMSASVSDRSPRTEEDGGGGGKCEKLLCGGGPGEEEQTAPKPRKKRSRAAFSHAQVFELERRFNHQRYLSGPERADLAASLKLTETQVKIWFQNRRYKTKRRQMAADLLASAPAAKKVAVKVLVRDDQRQYHPGEVLRPPSLLSLQPSYYYPYYCLPGWALSTCTAAAGTQ, from the exons ATGGCTGTCCGCAGTGGTAACACCTTGACGCCTTTCTCCATCCAGGCGATTCTtaacaagaaggaagagagggcagGACATCCGTGCCCGGCTAGGGGAGCCGCGGCCCCTGCAGGCTCGGCCCCGGCGGCTCCAGCCTGTTGCTGGAGGCTTTTTGGAGAAATGGACTCGGGCACTGTGGGGGGAGCTGGGGAGACGCTCCTGCCCTCCCCAGCGGGGCCTAGGTCGGtggcggcggcagcagcggcagcggcagcagcagcagtggctgtggGGCGGACAGCGGGGAGCCCGAGGGACTGGGACTCGGACTCAGCACTGAGCGAAGAGAACGAAGGGGAACGGCGCTGCCCCGTGGAGACTGTAGGATTGCCGGCGATGTCCAGCGGCGCGGGACGCGCTCCGGAGACTCCCTGCAGGGGGCAGCCGGGGCCAGAAGCTCAGGCCAAAGACCTGGAAGAAGAGCCCCCAGGCCTGAGTGACAGCGAGATGTCAGCCAGCGTCTCAG ATCGCAGCCCGAGGACAGAGGAGGACGGAGGCGGAGGCGGCAAATGCGAGAAACTCCTTTGTGGCGGGGGCCCGGGAGAGGAGGAGCAAACTGCTCCCAAGCCTCGGAAGAAGCGCTCTCGGGCGGCGTTCTCTCACGCCCAGGTGTTCGAGCTGGAGCGCCGTTTCAATCACCAGCGCTATCTGTCCGGCCCGGAGAGAGCGGACCTGGCGGCCTCTCTGAAACTCACCGAGACTCAGGTGAAAATCTGGTTCCAGAACCGCCGCTACAAGACCAAGCGTCGCCAGATGGCCGCAGACCTTCTAGCTTCGGCTCCGGCTGCCAAGAAGGTGGCGGTCAAAGTGCTAGTGAGGGACGATCAGAGACAGTACCATCCGGGAGAGGTGCTCAGGCCCCCCTCCCTGCTCTCCCTTCAACCTtcctactactacccctactaCTGCCTTCCGGGCTGGGCCCTCTCCACCTGCACGGCCGCAGCTGGCACCCAGTGA